From the Oncorhynchus keta strain PuntledgeMale-10-30-2019 unplaced genomic scaffold, Oket_V2 Un_scaffold_2466_pilon_pilon, whole genome shotgun sequence genome, one window contains:
- the LOC127928253 gene encoding CCAAT/enhancer-binding protein alpha-like: MEQPNLYEVAPRPLMTSLAQSQSQQSAYCYKDPSAAGPGAGGDLGEICENENSIDISAYIDPAAFNDEFLADLFHNSSKQEKLKLANSEYEPYPHGVSSGSGAHHQQQQQQGYGCIPGYMDTSKLEPIYDNQSTRIRPVAIKQEPREEDEMSHSMPPTYHHSHLQYQIAHCAQTTMHLQPGHPTPPPTPVPSPHHRDGSMSSVGSMKMMGRDDRDRDRDRGKSKKRVDKASTEYRLRRERNNVAVRKSRDKAKMRNVETQHKVIELASDNERLRKRVEHLTRELDTLRGIFRQLPDGSFKPMANCQ; encoded by the coding sequence ATGGAGCAACCAAACCTCTATGAGGTCGCCCCACGACCCCTAATGACCAGCCTAGCCCAGAGTCAGAGTCAGCAAAGCGCCTACTGCTACAAAGACCCCTCCGCTGCTGGACCCGGAGCAGGAGGAGACCTCGGCGAGATCTGTGAGAACGAAAACTCCATTGACATCAGCGCTTACATCGACCCTGCAGCCTTCAACGACGAGTTCCTGGCTGATCTATTCCACAACAGCTCGAAGCAAGAGAAACTCAAGCTGGCGAACAGTGAGTACGAACCCTACCCCCACGGGGTGAGCTCTGGCTCGGGGGCGCAccaccaacagcagcagcagcagggctATGGTTGTATTCCCGGGTATATGGACACATCTAAACTTGAACCCATTTACGATAACCAGTCCACGAGAATCAGACCTGTGGCGATAAAGCAAGAGCCCAGAGAAGAAGATGAAATGAGCCATTCTATGCCTCCAACCTACCACCATTCCCACCTTCAGTACCAGATTGCGCACTGCGCGCAGACGACCATGCATCTCCAACCTGGACACCCGACGCCTCCGCCGACGCCCGTCCCGAGTCCACACCACAGGGATGGCAGCATGTCCTCCGTTGGATCCATGAAGATGATGGGACGCGACGACCGAGACCGAGACCGGGACCGGGGTAAATCCAAAAAGCGCGTCGACAAGGCCAGCACGGAGTACCGGTTGAGGCGGGAGAGGAACAACGTCGCGGTGAGGAAGAGTAGAGACAAGGCGAAAATGCGCAATGTTGAGACGCAGCATAAAGTGATCGAGCTGGCGTCGGACAACGAAAGACTGCGGAAGAGAGTGGAACATCTTACCCGAGAACTGGACACATTAAGGGGCATCTTCAGACAACTTCCCGATGGATCTTTCAAACCCATGGCCAACTGCCAATGA